A single Anopheles arabiensis isolate DONGOLA chromosome X, AaraD3, whole genome shotgun sequence DNA region contains:
- the LOC120906050 gene encoding protein sevenless isoform X1 — MSNTWPPGPTGTGRARNRGGAALRINQWVAGRTSTLNRSLSTVKLLALVAAVATVLLSTGVDGTTVPTSAELGEDDYSGAIQDLETGCINRCPDQNQTSFTEHIDASCGNDCYIKQCTTGCRQWELALESSCQHACNVSDQELLEAREWSCIAGCNDGLSRYFRWLKAEIGTPHAPALVADSLTATALALEWEVPERLVRLARHRNRGPRSYLVQWRYEEVAGDWKYYRNQSMGDSSTVRVDNLQPYTKYRFRVALLLSPHHDQVLTSEQSVIISTLPSGVPTSEPTIVRAVAVDHSRISISWEPGPFPNGPVLSYVLQIKDLHPIGYSALKEIPESNTSRHYMFEKLEPERNYSVSVAMSNPAGEGPASVALVATPPKPTGHEEALQPTFILGAERSILAQSSLTLFSDPPTSVYASADHKIRGTATHIRRGLLFVSDDAGYIYRAPYWPGAEKFRVVILAPGAANNFRPTLLSIDWLNEHLYVLGQARPTKLWQIAYCDFNGGHLTVAIAGLQRRPDHFAVDPYNGYLFWVVGGTGPDGGLFRLDLGDISNGVRHEIRPLQMVRGRSLGAFTLDHANFRVLLADQGLNTVLAVSLDGKKLEDIRNNTQQPRFERVKSLARANGLFYWTNGTEVFAEDYHRLHDSYYHNAFPIAANNTYFSISVNLTAEQPIPVPVNPPRNLQALASPDKLKVSWDVPYLLGVKGRGAWQAWSYRVEVSDEQLGSVLHVATVNGTSYACDTTGRLLPNRVYSVRAAAFTAAGRGPWSREFRVRTLRPASRHHLVWASTDGIVRSDVIGEHVATLIPRSPDLDGAAVTSLAWHARTLYVVSNSTLRLYREPAVPGGEWAKVRELESVECVAIDWIGERLYYSNPAQQLIVRAGLQGEQPEPIHSVMNVREIRFDAYRGFIYCSSGLILEAFRLNGKSRVLYFSEKRFTDKQIIGLTLDHDGERLYWIVRGYSHSHLYWAPLAGTDAARSASGSGSLPSLPLADQKPLGSLVHFSDRLLWLKESQVVVGDARGENLAYIRNHHLNGTRALALIDPMPATPSINVLPASVNASSIRVTGDWRRFNVSWTPVENVNYSGVFYKLTLKLPDARDIVQELTVPYFVYGGGAGDEPENEGGSAASAEQWPIPPYTPIDITVHAFTYWRSSGFSTVRRHTPAGKPSVPVAPRAYIQHHYLPGTHELSTGIVFRWSPPVEPNGPIVAYRVDCWSAGQDDARRTVLDGAEVQTGHTELLIPGAVQPNTTYYLQVRVCNVDHSGDPSEMRSIRLADGRPLPLLYVATQDHILLLDLDRRESTPIVATAVPALLLAELRHERKLLWVNLNGELFMYDEADGKRKIAQVPSRATALTVDWVARAVYVRSQTPSGNGSTLHAYDLNRFESGGSDPVHRMVSLPAEPAVIDLLQVRPGVAELVAVSRYSRAGYIVSLDEPDREPAPFNCGVEAVESEWNQRLCGEYDGVFDVDGQRGIVQDEGYLYWIGPDDGTVSVRARDGSPTSDATTQQFPLTGAVALLPVQHRQAYPPERCLVPVVQQIQYLPELYNNTESSITLRLPEPERHADCERRPPAVRYRILYQQEDEATADLHIDYSYESSRTIGNLRPFTNYRFGVVLTSYYLAAATTAQRLLVGGEPSITELPKRSMPVVFRTAVGPPSRPEDITAWPVSPTEAIVSWIPSRQKNSHHVWYEIWRAEPDEHKNRQQQVVTDFKMDDTSMTVKITRLQPNQTYIVWVRAYSNFHAYSDSDKFQIQTFPEPSDIQLLSLNSTGLRLRWIPPVNCQKYKIQYAIVGQSTWTTMYDSQGPSTHWYNYHYELNGLLPKTRYQFVVLLHYPYRDEPYVWPRERDIIFETAADKPAAPGRPIVTKLRQDVYKVSWEAAKDNGAIIEEYALEVLVSQLNRAARFVLSPEDDAAAGELAPGAEGSNGTATVGELETYDERWSQVYNGTDVYWIIPERHAIQRNLFRVRARNSYGWGPYSDESRPTGPELYVQRTIIYIATFVSTLGTIVVVVALIVIFLIRQTDKMKNFQMDPANARLSDVELANLRDLPRRGNFVQTTNILYSSGSMTGSEIALLPRIRLDQIFMASSSLLGSGAFGEVYEGVVKGVDGEAETRVAIKTLKKGAKLHEKQEFLQEAQLMSNFKHKHITRLLGVCLEADALLIIMELMQGGDLLSYLRRSRSLPGQAARLTMLDLISMCQDVASGCRYLEEMHFVHRDLACRNCLVSSTDPRDRVVKIGDFGLARDIYKNDYYRKEGEGLLPVRWMSPESLVDGVFTSQSDIWAFGVLLWEIMTLGEQPYQAKNNVEVLNHVREGGHLDRPKVCPNEMYELMKYCWKFSPEERPTFRYCLEVLRALRENTSEDTQIIAPFPAKLQQEAVTNPAYLVSESGQVSPLSGSLRYSGSDAGLIATPPTSSSGSSGATACPGPNTPKYLELVYEDSGDMDQPDGFAASLDRVSPIPPMPTDNGYEIPITDSRGQIQFAEIPTTSHPPQTTSQRQASVPVLLPNLSVLLPDSASTGANRDSQPVEPPSLCAANAATTTSSSIIEREERQTRS, encoded by the exons AATCAAACGAGCTTCACCGAGCATATCGATGCCAGCTGCGGTAATGATTGCTACATCAAACAG TGTACGACGGGCTGCCGGCAGTGGGAGCTTGCCTTAGAGTCGAGCTGCCAGCATGCGTGT AACGTCAGCGACCAGGAGCTGCTGGAGGCCCGCGAATGGTCTTGCATTGCGGGCTGCAACGATGGGCTGAGTCGGTACTTTCGGTGGCTGAAGGCCGAGATCGGGACGCCTCATGCGCCGGCCCTCGTGGCGGATAGCCTGACCGCGACAGCACTCGCGCTGGAGTGGGAGGTGCCGGAGCGGTTGGTGCGGCTGGCCCGGCACCGCAACCGGGGGCCCCGCAGCTACCTCGTCCAGTGGCGGTACGAGGAGGTGGCCGGCGACTGGAAGTACTACCGCAACCAGAGCATGGGCGACAGCTCGACCGTGCGCGTCGACAACCTGCAGCCCTACACCAAGTACCGG TTCCGCGTAGCACTGCTACTATCGCCCCACCACGACCAGGTACTGACGTCCGAGCAGAGTGTCATCATCAGCACGTTGCCGTCCGGGGTTCCAACTTCGGAGCCCACCATCGTGCGGGCCGTTGCCGTCGACCATTCGCGCATATCCATCTCGTGGGAGCCGGGACCGTTTCCCAACGGCCCCGTACTGTCATACGTGCTGCAAATCAAAGACCTTCATCCGATAGGCTACAGTGCGCTCAAG GAAATTCCCGAATCGAACACGTCCCGCCATTACATGTTCGAGAAGCTGGAGCCCGAGCGCAACTATTCGGTGTCGGTCGCGATGAGCAACCCGGCCGGCGAGGGACCGGCCTCGGTGGCGCTCGTTGCCACCCCCCCGAAACCGACCGGCCACGAGGAGGCGCTGCAGCCGACCTTCATCCTCGGCGCGGAACGCTCCATCCTGGCGCAGAGTTCGCTCACGCTGTTCTCCGACCCGCCGACGAGCGTGTACGCTAGCGCCGACCACAAGATACGCGGCACGGCCACGCACATCCGGCGCGGGCTGCTGTTCGTGTCGGACGATGCCGGGTACATCTACCGGGCCCCTTACTGGCCGGGGGCGGAGAAGTTTCGCGTCGTCATACTAGCGCCCGGTGCGGCCAACAACTTCCGTCCGACGCTGCTCTCGATCGACTGGCTGAACGAGCATCTGTACGTGCTGGGACAGGCCCGACCGACCAAGCTGTGGCAGATTGCGTACTGCGACTTCAACGGGGGCCACCTGACGGTGGCGATTGCGGGACTGCAGCGGCGTCCGGACCACTTTGCCGTGGATCCGTACAACGGGTACCTGTTCTGGGTGGTGGGCGGGACCGGACCCGACGGTGGGCTGTTCCGGCTCGATCTGGGCGACATCTCGAACGGTGTGCGGCACGAGATCCGGCCGCTGCAGATGGTGCGTGGGCGCAGCTTGGGCGCGTTCACACTCGACCACGCGAACTTCCGGGTGCTGCTGGCGGACCAGGGCCTCAACACGGTGCTGGCCGTGTCGCTGGACGGGAAGAAGCTGGAGGACATCCGGAACAACACGCAGCAGCCACGGTTCGAGCGGGTCAAATCGCTGGCCCGCGCCAACGGCCTGTTCTACTGGACGAACGGGACGGAGGTGTTCGCGGAGGATTACCACCGGCTGCACGACAGCTACTACCACAACGCGTTCCCGATCGCGGCCAACAACACGTACTTCAGCATCAGCGTGAACCTGACGGCGGAGCAGCCCATCCCGGTGCCGGTGAACCCGCCGCGCAACCTGCAGGCGCTCGCGTCCCCCGACAAGCTGAAGGTGTCCTGGGACGTGCCGTACCTGCTCGGGGTGAAGGGGCGCGGCGCCTGGCAGGCCTGGAGCTACCGGGTGGAGGTGAGCGACGAGCAGCTCGGCAGCGTCCTGCACGTGGCGACCGTGAACGGGACGAGCTACGCCTGCGACACGACCGGCCGGCTCCTCCCGAACCGCGTCTACAGCGTGCGGGCGGCCGCCTTCACCGCGGCAGGCCGCGGCCCCTGGAGCCGGGAGTTCCGGGTGCGGACGCTGCGCCCCGCCAGCCGGCACCATCTCGTGTGGGCCAGCACGGACGGCATCGTGCGCAGCGACGTGATCGGCGAGCACGTGGCCACGCTCATACCGCGCTCGCCCGACCTGGACGGTGCGGCCGTCACCAGCCTGGCCTGGCACGCCCGCACCCTGTACGTGGTGAGCAACTCCACCCTGCGGCTGTACCGCGAGCCGGCCGTGCCCGGCGGCGAATGGGCGAAGGTGCGCGAGCTCGAGTCGGTCGAGTGCGTGGCCATCGACTGGATCGGCGAGCGGCTGTACTACTCCAACCCGGCCCAGCAGCTGATCGTGCGGGCCGGGCTGCAGGGCGAGCAGCCCGAACCGATCCACAGCGTGATGAACGTGCGCGAGATCCGGTTCGATGCGTACCGCGGCTTCATCTACTGCTCGTCCGGCCTGATACTGGAGGCGTTCCGGCTGAACGGCAAGAGCCGGGTGCTGTACTTCAGCGAGAAGCGGTTCACCGACAAGCAGATCATCGGCCTGACGCTGGACCACGACGGCGAGCGGCTGTACTGGATCGTGCGGGGTTACTCGCACTCCCATCTTTACTGGGCACCGCTGGCCGGTACGGACGCCGCTCGATCCGCCTCCGGTTCGGGATCGCTTCCCTCCCTGCCACTCGCCGATCAAAAGCCGCTCGGTTCGCTGGTGCACTTTAGCGACCGGTTGCTCTGGCTCAAGGAAAGccaggtggtggtgggggaCGCGAGGGGCGAAAATCTGGCCTACATTCGCAACCACCATCTGAACGGGACGCGCGCCCTGGCCCTGATCGATCCGATGCCGGCCACGCCCTCCATCAACGTGCTGCCGGCCAGCGTCAACGCCAGCTCGATACGGGTGACGGGCGACTGGCGGCGGTTCAACGTGAGCTGGACGCCGGTCGAGAACGTCAACTACAGCGGGGTGTTTTACAAGCTGACGCTGAAGCTGCCGGACGCGCGCGACATCGTGCAGGAGCTCACCGTGCCGTACTTTGTCTACGGTGGTGgagcaggcgacgaacccgagAACGAGGGCGGCTCAGCAGCGAGCGCCGAACAGTGGCCGATACCGCCGTACACTCCGATCGACATTACGGTGCACGCGTTTACGTACTGGCGGTCGTCCGGGTTTTCGACCGTGCGGCGGCACACGCCCGCAGGCAAACCGTCGGTACCGGTGGCGCCCCGTGCCTACATCCAGCATCACTACCTGCCCGGGACGCACGAGCTCAGCACCGGCATTGTGTTCCGGTGGTCACCGCCCGTCGAACCGAACGGCCCGATCGTGGCGTACCGTGTCGACTGCTGGTCGGCTGGACAGGACGACGCGCGCCGCACTGTGCTGGATGGGGCGGAGGTGCAAACGGGACACACGGAGCTGCTCATTCCGGGCGCGGTGCAGCCGAACACGACCTACTACCTGCAGGTGCGCGTCTGCAACGTCGACCACAGTGGCGATCCGAGCGAGATGCGCTCGATACGGCTGGCGGATGGTCGCCCTCTGCCACTGCTGTACGTGGCGACCCAGGATCACATCCTGCTGCTGGATCTCGATCGGCGCGAGAGCACACCGATCGTGGCGACGGCCGTGCCGGCCCTGCTGCTGGCCGAGCTGCGCCACGAGCGCAAGCTGCTGTGGGTGAACCTTAACGGCGAGCTGTTCATGTACGACGAGGCAGACGGGAAGCGCAAAATCGCCCAGGTCCCGTCGCGTGCGACGGCCCTCACTGTGGATTGGGTGGCGCGGGCAGTGTACGTGCGCTCGCAGACACCGTCCGGCAACGGGAGCACTCTGCATGCGTACGATCTGAACCGGTTCGAGAGTGGCGGGTCGGATCCGGTGCATCGGATGGTCAGTCTGCCGGCGGAACCGGCTGTGATCGATCTGCTGCAGGTGCGGCCTGGTGTGGCGGAGTTGGTGGCTGTGTCGCGGTACTCCCGTGCCGGTTACATCGTGTCGCTGGACGAACCGGACCGTGAGCCGGCCCCGTTCAACTGCGGTGTGGAGGCCGTCGAGAGCGAGTGGAATCAACGGCTGTGTGGCGAGTACGATGGCGTCTTTGACGTGGATGGGCAGCGTGGAATCGTGCAGGACGAGGGCTACCTGTACTGGATCGGTCCAGACGATGGGACGGTGTCGGTGCGTGCACGGGACGGCTCACCAACGAGCGACGCTACCACCCAGCAGTTCCCACTGACCGGTGCCGTTGCCCTGCTGCCAGTGCAGCACCGACAAGCCTACCCGCCAGAGCGTTGTCTCGTGCCGGTAGTGCAACAGATCCAATACCTGCCCGAGCTGTACAACAACACGGAGAGCTCGATCACGCTGCGACTGCCCGAACCGGAACGACACGCCGACTGTGAGCGCCGACCACCGGCCGTACGCTACCGCATCCTGTACCAGCAGGAGGACGAAGCGACTGCCGACCTGCACATCGACTACTCGTACGAGAGCAGCCGCACGATCGGGAACCTGCGCCCGTTCACCAACTACCGGTTCGGGGTGGTGCTCACGAGCTACTACCTAGCGGCGGCGACGACCGCTCAGCGCCTGCTGGTCGGGGGCGAACCGTCGATCACCGAGCTGCCGAAGCGCTCCATGCCCGTCGTGTTCCGGACGGCCGTCGGTCCACCGTCCCGACCGGAGGACATTACTGCGTGGCCCGTCAGCCCGACCGAGGCAATCGTAAGCTGGATACCATCGCGCCAGAAGAACAGCCATCACGTTTGGTACGAGATTTGGCGCGCAGAGCCCGACGAACATAAGAACCGACAGCAGCAGGTTGTTACAG ATTTCAAAATGGACGATACATCCATGACGGTGAAGATAACGCGCCTGCAGCCGAACCAAACGTACATCGTGTGGGTGCGTGCGTACTCCAACTTTCACGCCTACAGCGACAGCGACAAGTTTCAGATACAGACCTTTCCCGAACCAAGCGACATACAGCTGCTGTCGCTCAACTCAACCGGCTTGCGGCTGCGCTGGATACCGCCGGTGAATTGTCAGAA GTACAAGATTCAGTACGCGATCGTTGGCCAGAGCACCTGGACGACGATGTACGACTCGCAGGGACCGAGCACACACTGGTACAACTACCACTACGAGCTGAACGGGCTGCTGCCCAAGACGCGGTATCAGTTTGTAGTGCTGTTGCACTATCCGTATCGAGACGAGCCTTACGTGTGGCCACGCGAGCGGGACATCATCTTTGAAACGGCGGCCGACAAACCGGCCGCCCCGGGTCGCCCGATCGTAACCAAGCTGCGCCAGGACGTGTACAAGGTGAGCTGGGAAGCGGCCAAGGATAATGGTGCCATCATCGAGGAGTACGCGCTCGAGGTGCTGGTCAGCCAGCTGAACCGGGCGGCTAGATTTGTACTGTCGCCCGAGGACGACGCCGCAGCCGGTGAGCTGGCGCCCGGCGCGGAGGGTAGCAATGGGACAGCCACGGTTGGTGAGCTGGAAACATACGACGAGCGCTGGAGCCAGGTGTACAATGGCACGGACGTCTACTGGATTATCCCGGAGCGGCATGCGATCCAGAGGAACCTGTTCCGGGTGCGGGCCCGGAACTCGTACGGCTGGGGCCCGTACAGTGACGAAAGCCGACCGACCGGCCCCGAGCTGTACGTGCAGCGCACCATCATCTACATTGCCACCTTCGTTAGTACGCTCGGCACGATTGTCGTGGTTGTCGCTCTGATTGTTATATTTT TAATTCGCCAAACCGACAAGATGAAGAACTTCCAAATGGATCCGGCTAATGCGCGACTGTCAGACGTGGAGCTGGCTAACTTGCGAGACCTGCCACGGCGCGGTAACTTCGTGCAGACTACCAACATTCTGTACAGCTCCGGCTCGATGACAGGCTCGGAAATAGCTCTGTTGCCCCGCATCCGTCTCGATCAG ATCTTCATGGCTAGTTCGTCGCTGCTGGGCAGTGGAGCATTCGGCGAAGTGTACGAGGGAGTCGTCAAGGGTGTTGATGGCGAGGCGGAAACTCGAGTAGCCATCAAG ACACTTAAAAAGGGTGCCAAACTGCACGAGAAGCAGGAGTTCCTTCAGGAGGCGCAGCTGATGAGCAACTTTAAGCATAAGCACATTACGCGCCTGCTGGGCGTCTGCCTGGAAGCGGACGCACTGCTCATCATTATGGAGCTGATGCAGGGTGGCGATCTGCTGAGCTATCTGCGGCGCAGCCGCTCCCTGCCCGGTCAGGCCGCCCGCCTTACGATGCTCGACCTCATCTCGATGTGCCAGGACGTGGCGTCCGGCTGCCGGTATCTGGAGGAGATGCACTTTGTGCATAGGGATCTCGCCTGCCGCAACTGTCTCGTGTCGTCGACGGATCCGCGCGACCGGGTGGTAAAGATCGGCGACTTTGGGTTGGCGCGCGACATCTACAAGAACGACTACTACCGGAAGGAGGGCGAAGGTTTGCTGCCGGTGCGCTGGATGTCGCCGGAGAGCCTGGTGGACGGTGTGTTCACCTCGCAGTCCGACATCTGGGCGTTCGGGGTGCTGCTGTGGGAGATCATGACGCTCGGCGAACAGCCGTACCAGGCGAAAAACAACGTCGAAGTGCTAAACCACGTGCGCGAGGGTGGCCATCTCGACCGGCCCAAGGTGTGCCCGAACGAAAT GTACGAGCTGATGAAGTACTGCTGGAAATTTTCACCGGAAGAGCGACCGACGTTCCGTTACTGTTTGGAGGTGCTGAGAGCGCTGCGCGAAAATACCAGCGAAGATACGCAGATCATCGCACCGTTTCCGGCGAAGCTGCAGCAAG AGGCCGTTACCAATCCGGCTTACCTGGTGTCCGAAAGTGGCCAGGTGTCACCACTGTCAG GGTCGCTGAGGTACAGTGGTAGCGATGCTGGCCTGATCGCTACTCCACCAACCtccagcagtggcagcagcggcgCCACTGCATGTCCCGGTCCCAATACGCCCAAATATCTGGAGCTGGTGTACGAGGACAGCGGTGATATGGATCAGCCGGACGGGTTTGCCGCATCTCTCGACCGGGTCAGCCCGATACCGCCAATGCCCACCGACAATGGGTACGAGATACCGATCACCGATAGCCGCGGCCAGATACAGTTTGCCGAGATACCGACCACCAGCCATCCACCCCAAACGACATCGCAGCGTCAGGCAAGTGTGCCCGTGCTCCTACCGAACCTATCGGTGCTGCTGCCAGACAGTGCGAGTACGGGTGCTAACCGGGACTCCCAACCGGTGGAACCACCTTCACTGTGTGCCGCcaacgccgccaccaccaccagcagtagTATTATCGAGCGGGAGGAACGGCAAACGAGAAGCTGA